DNA sequence from the Parambassis ranga chromosome 1, fParRan2.1, whole genome shotgun sequence genome:
AAAACTTCTAACAGGAGATTCACTGTcaaagtcaagtcaaagtcaaaagtcaaagtcggctttattgtcaaatctgctatatgtgctggacatacagagaatcgaaattgcgttactcttcactctgcaacatataacatgtaactaaaaactaaagataaatataaagtgtaaaaaatgtacctacaatgaggcacacacaaaatacaaggcacaaaatgaaggcacaatgcagtaagagtgcaaaagatgtatagtgcaagacagtgcagttggcataatataaacaggagtggtttaacttataacagcttattgagactgatatgagagtgcaaaaagatgtaatggtgcaagacagtgcagttggcataatgtaaacagtccaggaatagtttaagttatagcagcttatatgagactggtatgacatgactaaggtgcaagagaatgcacagggtaaagtggctggtgcacagagttcctatcttgggtggtggggtggtggtagggggggggggtggtaggggtagggggtggggggtggtggtaggggtggggggtggtgtcagggaagggggagaaagtggggcacagcaggtagagagttcagcttcctgacagcctggtggatgaagctgtccctcagtctgctggtcctggcccggaggctgcgcagtctctttgcggaggaagtagagtcgctgctgtgccttcttggtcagtgatgcagtgttgttagtccaggagaggtcctcagtgatgtgcacacccaggaacttggtgctgctcacctgctccacagcagcaccatcgatggtcagaggggtgtgccgactgtgtgctctcctgtagtccacaaccatctcctttgtcttctccacattcagggagaggttgtggtctctgcaccactcggccagaaggtgcacctcattcctgtattgtgtttcatctccactggagatgagacccaccacagttgtgtcgtccgcaaacttcacaaagatgttggtgttgtgtgttggcgtgcagtcatgggtcagcagagtgaagaggagggggctcagcacacatccttggggagccccggtgttcattgtgatggtgctggatatgtttctgccgacccgcactgtctgaggtctcccggtgaggaagtccagcagccagttgcacagcaaggagttcagccccagctggtccagtttgttgatgagctgctgtgggatgatggtgttgaatgctgagctgaagtctatgaacagcattcgaacgtatgagtctttattttccaggtgggtgagagctgtgtggagtgctgtggaaacagcatcactggttgaccggttgggccgatatgcaaactggaaggggtccagggagggagggagggccgtcttgatgtgtttcatgactaaccattcaaagcacttcatgatgatgggttcgagcgctactggacggtagacattgaagcaggcggggatGGACTTCTTCGTCACAGGGATGattgtggtggctttgaagcaggtggggacaacagcctggctcagtgagatgttgaagatgtctgtaaacacctcagcgagctcctcagcacagtctctgagcacacggccaggtatgttgtcaggacaaGGAggtttgcgtgcgttgatctggctgagagatgtcttcacgctggctcgggacagggaaaatacctggtcagtgggagaggatgtgattttttgtgcaggagtgctgttgagtgcttcaaagcgtccaaagAAATCATTCAGCtagttcagcagagagctgttgctgtcacagctctgtggtgggggcttgtagtctgtgatggtctgtatcccccgccacaggctccgggtgtccctgctgtcgctgaggtggtgggcaaccctcctggagtactgcctcttcgccttcctgatgccaggGGACAGGTCAGCTCTGGCTGACtttaggctggtgtcgtcgcctcttctgaaggcagcgttcctggccctcagcagcctgtagacctcccctgtcagccatggtttctgactggctcgaatgctgacagtcctggtttcagttacatcatcaatgcatttggtgatgtaagcagtgacagtctctgagtactcctggaggtcagtgcagttgttgtgggttgcagcctgcttaaacacatcccagtctgttgtgctgaaacagtcctgtggctccctccggccacactctcacttcttttcggaccgGTTTGGCTTCACAAGCTCATGAAGAGACATTATAATCCTACAGTATCACTGACTAACTACTGTAAAACAATAATGTCTTAAAATGGTATAAACCTGTCCAGATATTTTCTAATGAAATCTTCTATTAAAGGGGTTCATGGTGAACAAAACAGCATCTGTGCCTTAAAGGGTTCATCAGTGAATCTGACCTGCTCAGCTCAACATCCCACTTCCAACAAGAAATGGTACATTAGGTACTCAGGTGGCTCTGAGACTGAGCTCTCTGCTCATGGAAGTCATGTAAAGTACAGAGTGTCAGAGGAGGATCACTTCACTCTGACAGTCAATGATCTAAGAGAGAATGATACTCACACTTACTGCTGCAAAGGACCTACGAGCACATCAGACACCTGTCAGCAACGTGGAATTCATCTCCGTGTTACAGGTACAGTGATTCAGACAAATGTGTGATGActctaaatataaatattatacacGTTGTTTCTGTCAGACCTGCAGTTAAAGGTGTTTCCCACCACTGAGGGACAGACAGTAACACTGATGTGCAGcaccagctgtcctctgactgaAAAGCCTGCAGCCTACATCTGGTACAAGAACAGAGAGTTCCTCTATGAGGACTGGTCTCCCTGGTACCAAGAGCTGGTCAGCAGTGAGGAAGCAGTCAGATACTCCTGTGCTATCAAAGGCTACGAGGACCTCAGAGCCCCTGCAGTCTCAGTGGGTGAGTGACAACAATTAGCTCTTCAGCCTGttacacaaacatgaaaaaatgacatttttttatcattgATTCAGATTCTGTCACAGCGACCTGCTTCAGTGTGACCTATGCTAAAGGGACAATGTGttcttacaaacacacatcagtggATGAGTCCTGCTCCATCACACATCCCACAGGTGAAGCTTCACAGCACAGCTAATATATTCACAGTCATAGTTTCAGAGTAGATCATTGTTTTCTGTAATGACTGACACACAGTTCTACTCATTCTAACCACTCACATTACAAATGTGCTGATCAATGtatcatttatatatttgtcAAGACAGAGATGAACAGCTGAAAATGAATTGATCATCTtccaacagaaacacatgttcAAAGGACTCCTCCAGACACATCAGGTCATGTCAGACTGACCTGTAACACCAGCTGCGTTATGACCGACCCTCTGACTTCAGTTACGTggtataaaaacagacagattcAAAGGACGGAGgagaaaaaacagcttttagTTCCCATCACTTCTGCAGACAGCTTCTCCTGTACTGTTAAAGGTCATGAGTATCTGCACTCTGCTGACATCTGTGAGTATGAATATGGTCTGTTAACATGTGTTATTTTGTCTTCATGGTCTGCAGGAATTAATGAAGTTGATGATGATTTGAATAGGAACACTGTAAAGTTTAATgctatttaaaaagtaaaacaccTCCTGTGAGAGTCCAAAATGTTTTACTAAAGATAGATTAAATTTAATGTTCACAAGGCCGCAACTATTGAGACAAAACATCTTATTAATGTATTTCAGCATCTGTTACTAAATGTCAAAAATATTAAATcctttacacatttttaaataattatctGCTAAAGAACAAACACTTACTAATTATCCTAATTAATCAATACAGGCCTGTGTAATACCATCTCTTATCTTGTGTAATGTTTCCATATATTTCACATGTATTTCAGGTGCTGAGGAGAAGAACTGCTGGAGTGTGAATCATGTCAGCAGGAGAGTCTGTGCTCTGAAAGGCTTTTCAGTGAACATCTCAGCCCAATACTCACATCCTGACTACCAGCAGCCAGAGTCAAAGTTCTGGTGTAAAGTAAAGAGAAACAGTGAGGAGGAGTCTGAACAGCTGTCTGAGGAAGCACACAATGTGACGTACTATGACAACACgaagaacaaacacatcctcatgTTCAAATATTTGAAGCAGACTGACTCAGCAGAATACATATTCAGAATCAAAGCAGAAGATGGAATCAAACAGTCCTACTCTCCTGGAGTCACTCTGTTTGTTACAGGTtagtgtcatgtttttattcctcTACCAGCAGCAGTCACCAGACGGCTAAATATCTGAACATGTTTTAAGATGAGAGCAGAGATGTGGCTCATGTACATACAGGTCCACATCATGAAAACACTGATGTTATCtacattatatttatacatgtcAGCTCCATGTTTACATCATCTCAGCCATGTAGCCAGATGTGCTGTGCTGGTTATCAGTAACATCACCATGTGCTCATGCAGACccattcaaatgtttttattaatgcCAAAAGATGAAGAGAAAATACTAAACTATTTCATCTTCACATAATCTGTGTTACAAGACACTGAAATCAATGGTTACATTTATGTGAATTTAACACTTACTGTAGCTCTGTCATATCCATGGACACAAATAGTCAAAGTTGCTTATGCTTATCTTTTATTTAGGGTGAACAGTCGATGAAGGGTAAATATTGAAACACAATCTTACATTTACTGATCAATCTGTCTGTCTTCCAGACCTGAAAGTGCAGATAACACCGTCTGCAGTggtgacagagggacagacagtcagactgacctgcagcaccagctgtcctctgactgaCACAGCCTACATCTGGTACTTCAACAGTCGACCTCTGAACCTGTCACACagccaaaacaaacacctgCTTCTAGACCCAGTCAGCAGCCAGCATGCAGGAAGATACTACTGTTCAGTCAGAAAAGGCACCAAAAGCATCAGAGCCAATGAAAAGACTCTCACTGTTCAAAGTATCACAGGCAAatgggaagcagcagcagcaggagtttctgcagctctcctgGCTTTAATACTTGTCATGGTGTTCCTGTGGATCAGGTCAGTAACACTGTTCTTTGATTTAGGTCAGGGACAGCATCaaccatttatttttatattcacTCTTTTCACTAACTAGAAAAAAGAAGCTCTCCAGACAGGCTCCTACAAACACAACTTTTGACAACTTGGAGCAGGTAAGtaatcagttcatgtatgttttCTCAACAACAATCCCAACAATACTTGGCATTTTTTAAAAGtggtttttttcttgtatttttgaCATTAACTTCTGGTCCCAAGTATGATGTCATCGCAGCGCAACCAGCAGAGGAGGAACTTCACTACAGTGATGTCCACTTCTCAAAGAACAACCCGGATCCTCTGTACTCCGTACTCCAAAATAAAGAGCAGGTCCCTTATGCTGAGGTGAACTTTAGAACCAACACAACCCCTGAGTAGGCACACCAGGGTATCACAGTCACAAGCTCACATGGtaacaaaacacaggaaataaaagtTGTTCGTTCTATATTTGAAACGATTGACCACCAGAGCCTCATCCTACAACTAGATAACCACAACCTTTTTCTTGCAAATAGCTCAGTCACAGCTACACATATCAAAGCCATGAGCCGTGAGAAATAACATGCTAGGTGGCGCTATTTACATCTCGGCATGGCATATTTACTTCCATTTACTAAATAGGAACTGTGCAGTGCAACACCTCCAGGCTATTTCTTTAAAATAGCAAACCTATagtaattatttatttcatactaACTGAAAGCTAAAGCCTTTATTGCCACGTAGGAATTTCGCGGTTGAATTCTGAGGCCATGCAAGAGTTTTAGCCTAGCTTAAATTAGCTTAATCGTTAATTGGTAGCTACGTGAGTAAGATGTTTTGCATTAGAGCTCACATATaggtgattaaaaaaacatactgtGGCAATCCGGCTCGTATCCTGGTATCAAATAATTGTATTTTATCacgtgttgttgttttttttaactaatgTTACAAAGGTGTTAGCAGCAAGCAAACACCAGTGCACGCGCTGCGCCGACTCCatgatgttttatttcctgtgacGTCACAACATAATCACATAAAAGGATATTTTAAAGTCAGGATGCTTTGACCATGTAAAGTTtgatatttgtttgtgtttaaaaaaaaaaagttgtatttttttacatttatatttcattttttttttcaatttatggtATAGATCTCATTTATTAAACTATCAGTAGGAACTTTAAGAAACAAACAACAGGGTGCATCTCAGGTTATAggttatatattttattatcataCAAGTATAGACTTCGGTAATTAATttagatacaaaaaaaaggaaaattaagATAAATAAGAAAATGGTTGCCTCCTGTTTATTTTGTGCAAGaggcatcagcagcagcagtcctctgTATGTCCTTCAAGTAAAATGATAATTCAAGCCTTGTCTGCACTCATGACAATACTGTGTGGATTGACAGTGTACAACATGCACGCAGTTAATCAATACACATGAGACAAAACATTATGTTAAAAGTCAGTATGGATACGTTACAAAGGCATGAATATCTGATACAACAGGATAAAGGAGAACGGTTTCAGTTTTGGTCTCAGACACATAAGGCAGAACTGGCTGACCTTTACCCAAGCTGAACTGCAGTGATATGCATTTTGTCTATTATTATATGTGATGAATGCCTAACTGCCTGAGTGAAAAAGAGGAACAAGTGAAGAAGGAATGGCGAGGAGTGATGCAATTTTATTCCAACCAATCATTTTAAGCAAGTTTCTGCTGTCTGTTACTTACCAGAATGGAGAGGGGGAGGATGGCAGCTAGCTGACACAGTTACAGTCAGTGTGCGGGGCTCTTTCCATTTGCCTCCACAATACCACTTCCTTTGCCATTTCCCCTTTACTCACACACCGAGTAAAGGAGGGCTTTATcatctctccttcacagctTTATATACAAACTGAGTTGTATAACGAAAAGTGACATTGAAGTAATAGGATGCTACAAAATGTCCCTACAAAAGGCTACAGAAAGTCAGTTGTTAAAGGTGTTGTCAGTCATGGTTTAAGTGACTACCATACTTCTGAA
Encoded proteins:
- the LOC114439088 gene encoding uncharacterized protein LOC114439088 isoform X1; translation: MFLAGAGCIFVGFILCVSGVHGEQNSICALKGSSVNLTCSAQHPTSNKKWYIRYSGGSETELSAHGSHVKYRVSEEDHFTLTVNDLRENDTHTYCCKGPTSTSDTCQQRGIHLRVTDLQLKVFPTTEGQTVTLMCSTSCPLTEKPAAYIWYKNREFLYEDWSPWYQELVSSEEAVRYSCAIKGYEDLRAPAVSVDSVTATCFSVTYAKGTMCSYKHTSVDESCSITHPTETHVQRTPPDTSGHVRLTCNTSCVMTDPLTSVTWYKNRQIQRTEEKKQLLVPITSADSFSCTVKGHEYLHSADICAEEKNCWSVNHVSRRVCALKGFSVNISAQYSHPDYQQPESKFWCKVKRNSEEESEQLSEEAHNVTYYDNTKNKHILMFKYLKQTDSAEYIFRIKAEDGIKQSYSPGVTLFVTDLKVQITPSAVVTEGQTVRLTCSTSCPLTDTAYIWYFNSRPLNLSHSQNKHLLLDPVSSQHAGRYYCSVRKGTKSIRANEKTLTVQSITGKWEAAAAGVSAALLALILVMVFLWIRKKKLSRQAPTNTTFDNLEQYDVIAAQPAEEELHYSDVHFSKNNPDPLYSVLQNKEQVPYAEVNFRTNTTPE
- the LOC114439088 gene encoding uncharacterized protein LOC114439088 isoform X2; protein product: MFLAGAGCIFVGFILCVSDLQLKVFPTTEGQTVTLMCSTSCPLTEKPAAYIWYKNREFLYEDWSPWYQELVSSEEAVRYSCAIKGYEDLRAPAVSVDSVTATCFSVTYAKGTMCSYKHTSVDESCSITHPTETHVQRTPPDTSGHVRLTCNTSCVMTDPLTSVTWYKNRQIQRTEEKKQLLVPITSADSFSCTVKGHEYLHSADICAEEKNCWSVNHVSRRVCALKGFSVNISAQYSHPDYQQPESKFWCKVKRNSEEESEQLSEEAHNVTYYDNTKNKHILMFKYLKQTDSAEYIFRIKAEDGIKQSYSPGVTLFVTDLKVQITPSAVVTEGQTVRLTCSTSCPLTDTAYIWYFNSRPLNLSHSQNKHLLLDPVSSQHAGRYYCSVRKGTKSIRANEKTLTVQSITGKWEAAAAGVSAALLALILVMVFLWIRKKKLSRQAPTNTTFDNLEQYDVIAAQPAEEELHYSDVHFSKNNPDPLYSVLQNKEQVPYAEVNFRTNTTPE